The Thermococcus sp. EP1 sequence TTTGGCCTCTCATATCAACAATAAATTTGGCTTGGCCTTCTTCAATAATGGTACGATATTTTTCTTTACCAAGAAGAACTCTTTCTATTTCTGGTAGGCCTTCCCTTCTCCTTGATCGTCCAGTATTTTTCTCAAATATTGTTTCGATTTCGGGCTCAACTTCGAGAATAGCTTCTGCAACATCCATTTTGAATCTTTCCATCCCAGCACTTGAGATTTGGAGAGAGGCTATATCATTAAATCTATCAACAATCAAACCTGGAAGGTAATCTGCTTCACCATAAACCATTCTGTAGGCTGTGTTATATCCTAAAATGTTTTTTCTGTACTCGTTTGCTTTTCTTATGCGCTCTTTGAAAAGCTCTTTATTAATTTCAGTATCTTTGTCTTTTGTGAGTAGACGGATCATGATATTTGAGTTCGGATTAGCAAAGCCTTTACCTAAAAATTTCCCTCCTCTTGAATAAACTTCCACAACATCTCCTGGTTTGATCTCGCCTTCAGTTCTCACTATACCTTTTTTGAAAATTATCATCGCACCTTTTTCAATTGCCCTGTAAGCTTGAGCATCGATGTATACTTTTGCCATTATGACTCACCCTTCTAAAGTTGAGACGATAGGTATTTAACTCTTGAGCTCTATATATTATACTGGTGAGTTCTATGAACTTTGAAGTAATAAAAGAGTTTCTGGAAATGATTGGGGCAGGTTATACGGAGGTAGAGGGGGAAATACATTTAGAACCAGAGGTTTTTTATGAAGTTTGGAAATATATCGGCCAACCAGAAATTAAAATGTATATTGTAGAGGATGAGATAGTAGAACTTGGCTCATATGATCCGCCCCAAATGAAATATACTGGAGCAAAGGTTATTAAAATAAAGAAAGCATATTTTGAGACTCTTGATGGGGTTAGAGTCGTTACGGACTTAGTTGAGTTTCAAAAAATACTAAAAGAGAAGAAAGAAATGTCTTAAGGTTTCTGGTCCTATTTTATCATTATTTTCAACATTAGTACTCCCATACAAGTTGTTCTTTTTACTTTTAAGATAAGGGTTGTAGTTCCAAGTATAGTTGCCACTCCAAGCACCCCTATCCCTAATAGGCCATCAAAGTAGAAAGAGCCAGCTATTATAAAGGACAATATTGAAATATTGAGAAGTTTGTAGTTTATCTTCTCTATTAATCTTCCTACCTTTTTGGAAATTAAGAGTCCATACAAATTGACAACACTTCCAACGGTTATTGTTATAATAAGCAATATGACAAATTCTTTGGAGTTTAGGGGATAGTAGTGATTCTTTATTAGAACTAAAATCCCATTTCTAGTTTTTCCAGTAGCATAAAAATTTGCTAAGCCAAATATGAAATTGGCAGTATTAACTGAGAATGAAATTGTTAAAAAGGCTCTTTCATCTTTAGATAGGAAACTTCCCAATAGCGCTGCTTGAGAAGATGTGAATGTGGGCAAAAGGGAAGCGAGCATGCCAAATAATGTTCCGAGGAAGGAATACCTCAAGAAATGTGTTTTTGAGAGTAGAATCTCACTTTCTCCTGGGGTTATTTTTTCATTATTTTTCAAAGAAAACAAGATAGCTGGAACACCAAACAACCCTACAAACAAGTGAAAATAAGGTTCTTTAAGAGGTAACTTATCACTAATAATTCCCAATATTCCAGCCATGCAAAATATAATAAGTGCATACACTTTTTTCATACCTTTTTCGGAGAATATGATTAAACCTGCTAATAGGAATACAAAAATTCTTCCCACTGTTGGAGTGTAATATGGGGCCACCCAAAGATATATAGGAAGAAAAGTTAGAGAGAATAAAACTGCTAGAAAACTTGTTTTTAGTGAAATATTCACAACCTCAAGAGCTCTCCCCTGGAGGGCCAGCCTATGAGCTGGAAGAATACTTAAGGCAGTATCTTCCTCTGGAATTCCAAAAAATGTTGAGGGAAATGCATCTAGGAAAGTATGGGTTAGACCCATAGTATAAAGAAACACGACGTACAAAAATCCTTCCATTATGCTATCCATACTCCCTATAATTGAAGCTAAGGTGTTTACATGTAGAGCAGGCGTTAATCCAGTAATGGTCCCAGCCAAAATTCCTAAGAATACTTCTCTAAGCATAATTCATCCCCTGAGGGGATTTCAAAAGCTGGCATTCCTCTATAAGTAGAATGGAATCCAAATGCAGTTATGGTTAGATTTTCGTGTAAAGACACCCCTAGAGACTTTGGGAGTTTTAATAGGATCCAGCATTTCCCATTAGTTATGTTGGCTATGCTAAAACCATTGGCGTATGTTTTTATCCAGCTTACCCTTCCATGGATTTTGCTTGGGATGTTGGGGAGGGACTGACAAATGGAATTTGATAATTTTTTTCTTGGTATTTTCACTCGACACTCAATGCAGTAAAGAGAGTTTTTTCGTCTTATGGCTTTAAATTCAATGATGTCTCCTAATTTAGCAGAAAACCCATAAAGCTTCAGGGAAGTACAATTTAATTTTAGATATCTAGTGGATTTGGTAACTTGGCACACTCCATAAGCAATGTCTCCTATATTCTCTTTCCCAATTTCTGTTATGTTGGGTTTTCCAAGGAATTTTATATCAGAGTTATCCTCCACATAGAGAGTGAGAGTAGAATAAAGTTTTGCAATGCCTGTGATCTCTACAATATCACCAATTTTTAGTTCAGTTTTGTAAGGTAGGTAAACTTTGATTTCTTCGCTTCCGTTCCATATTGTGGAGGGGTTTCTATTATCTAACACAACCCCTTTGATGACAAAAGGCATGTTGTTTTCGGGTCTCTTCGGAAATCCCTCTTGAGCATATCTGACTACGTAGAATTTTTTTCCATAGAATAGACCGTCAACTTTTACTATCTCTCCTTTAGAGACATTTAAACATTTGTTTAATTTTATTCTCTCAGGAAGTAGAAGATAGCAGGCACTTCCCTTCCAGAAAGTCCCGTTGAGTGTTTCTAGGGGCAATAATTCTGGAGAGACTTCTATGACTTCAAAAACATCTATTGTACTTTTTGAAGAGTCAATAGTCTTTCCCATGACCTTATATACTTTATTTGGTTCTAGGCCCTTGTGTATTATGATAGTTTCAGTTCCATTATAGAGCACGCTGAAGTCCCCTTTTGAGTAAACACATAGACCAATAAATTGGGCAATATCTTCTTTCTCGGCCTCATTTGGAGTGATTGCTGTTATTTTTTCTGTTCCGATATAATGGAGCAGAGCAAGGGATAGAAAGGAGAGGATAATAAACACTATTTCAAGTTTTTTTAATTTAACCATGGTAGATAGTAATCCCTATGTCTTAAAAATCTTACTCTTGAAAGGTAAGAGAGCAAAAAAACAAATAATGTGTAAAATAAAAGTACACCTATTCGATTTTAAGAACAATCCCCCTGTCAGTTATGTCGTAGGGGAC is a genomic window containing:
- a CDS encoding DUF5748 family protein, coding for MNFEVIKEFLEMIGAGYTEVEGEIHLEPEVFYEVWKYIGQPEIKMYIVEDEIVELGSYDPPQMKYTGAKVIKIKKAYFETLDGVRVVTDLVEFQKILKEKKEMS
- a CDS encoding tripartite tricarboxylate transporter permease → MLREVFLGILAGTITGLTPALHVNTLASIIGSMDSIMEGFLYVVFLYTMGLTHTFLDAFPSTFFGIPEEDTALSILPAHRLALQGRALEVVNISLKTSFLAVLFSLTFLPIYLWVAPYYTPTVGRIFVFLLAGLIIFSEKGMKKVYALIIFCMAGILGIISDKLPLKEPYFHLFVGLFGVPAILFSLKNNEKITPGESEILLSKTHFLRYSFLGTLFGMLASLLPTFTSSQAALLGSFLSKDERAFLTISFSVNTANFIFGLANFYATGKTRNGILVLIKNHYYPLNSKEFVILLIITITVGSVVNLYGLLISKKVGRLIEKINYKLLNISILSFIIAGSFYFDGLLGIGVLGVATILGTTTLILKVKRTTCMGVLMLKIMIK